A segment of the Polyodon spathula isolate WHYD16114869_AA chromosome 17, ASM1765450v1, whole genome shotgun sequence genome:
CCTTGCAGTTTAGAGAATATATGGGACAGGTTCCATGTTGTTtctatctgttttattttctaatctcAGGTGGGTGCTGTGTGCCAACCACACTGAACCCGTGAAAGGCTTCCTGGGACGTTTCTTGAGAAGAAAGCTGATTGAAACCGAGATCAGCAGCAGGATGAGAAACACAGAGCTGGTTCAAATCATCGACTGGATTCCTAAAGTCTGGCAACATCTCAACAAGTTCTTGGAAGCACACAGCTCCTCTGATGTTACGATCGGTGAGCAGTCTCCTCCTCGAATGTTGTTCAGTTATTCAGTGCTTCAGCGGttagttattttataaatgtccAGGCTTCCTTTATTTGTGGAAGATCTTGAGCATGTACTGTTACGGGAACTGGTTAGATGTGCATTTGTTTTCACTAGGTCCCCGATTGTTCCTGTCTTGCCCAATTGACGTGGCTGGTTCACGTGTGTGGTTCACTGACCTGTGGAACTACTCGATAATCCCGTACATGTTGGAGGCAGTCCGGGAGGGACTTCAGGTAGGAGTTTTTCCTCTTACTTTTGTGCGGCGAACTGCTGGACTGCTTTGTACTTGTCTCCAGTTTATTCCAACTTTTGATTGAAATAGGTCATGAAGAAATGCAGTCAAGCTTGAGGTCTTTCTTCTAGTCAAGATGAAATGGGTTTGACTGCTGAGCCCAATCCTTTGGCGATTTGACACTGAAAAAATGCTGGACTTCTTTCTGTGTTTGTTACAGCTGTATGGTCGAAGAGCTCCCTGGGAGGACCCTGCTAAATGGGTGATGGATACCTACCCCTGGGCTGTCAGCCCACAGCAACATGAGTGGCCTCCTCTGCTTCAACTGAGACCTGAGGACGTTGGCTTTGATGGATACACTGTGGCGCGGGAGGGATGTTCCAGCAAGCAAGTGCCACAGAGTGACGCAGAAGGAGATCCGCTGGTGAGTGCCGTCATGGGGCTTGGGAAATCGCCTGCTTTAGAGGGGGAGTTCAAGAAACTTGCCAGTAGATGGCAGGTGCGCATCAGTAGTGTATCTATGTGCAGTAGCGTTTCCATTCGTTTATTTGTCAACTTTCTCTTTTTATAGGATGCCATACAGGTTACCAGATGTAACCACGACTCTTGTACATACATTAATAACACTGTCAATGTGGATTTCATTTTCAGATGAATATGCTGATGAGGCTTCAAGAAGCAGCCAACTACTCCAGCCCCCAGAGTTACGACAGCGACTCCAATAGCAACAGTCACCATGACGACATCTTGGATTCATCACTGGAGTCCACGTTGTGATCAAGGGCTCCAATTGATGTAGAATGTGTTTCTGTTTACCTTTTAAACAATATTggcaaaaaagaataataataattaaactctgCTGTAAGAACAAGCATCTttataataatcacatttattgTGACCATGGGTGCAGGCAACCCAGAGGACAACAGTCTTTTctaagtatataaaaaaacagaaaaactaaaaaaaactgcactattctattttttactgtgtatttgttAAAGGCTTTTTAAAGCCAAGTTGTGAAATACTAAATGTATTTGAACTCCTGTGCAAAAATGATGGCGTTCTGAAGCTGCGGAACAAGCATTGTTCCGTGTACTGGTCAACAAGAACACTTCTTGCCTATGCTGCTGTGAACCAAACGACCAGTGAAGGATGGACTTTTCCATCCAGCTTTATCAGTGCTTTTCTCAGCAGCAGGTGATTATGGTGCTATATGGTTAGCCTTGAAATGTATTCTAGGTCAGGCTGCAAGGATAAAACACACTTCTTGCAAACCCAGGAGCTTGGTGGCTAACCAGTCTTAGTCAACTCAACTGAAAGGACAGTACAAGACTGTTATTATAGACTGAATGTCTATAATAACAGCAGTCCTATACTGGAGCCACATTTATCCCAGTCCCAAGTGGTGTAGAAATGAGTGTTTGTCACAGGCTAGGACTATTTAAATTCAGAAAGGAGGTTTATAAAAGCTTGCTTAAGCTTTAGTAAACTCTTGGAAGTGAGCAAAACCTCAAACGCTGCAAATCTGTTAACAATCGCAAAAATAGTTTACACGAATATTCACAagaaaaaaagttgtgttttgttttttttgttttttttaattaactactGTGCCATTGTTTACTTTTAGACTGTGTATATTTAAACTGTTCAAGGTGGTTCGTGAAGTGAATTCAGCTGTTTTTAAATCGGTCCTTCATACGAATTGTGTAACATCAGCAGTGCAACCTCTTAAGACGCGTGAGCTGAAAACTGCTTTCTGTATATCCCCTCTAAGTACACATGCATCAGAACACCTCAACCAGTGTGGCAGCAAACCCACCGGGGGAAACAGCTGCATGCAATCGAACCTCAGTACATTCCCTCCACTCACCTGTACACGCTTTTGTGAACATCTTTGTGGAGCTGAACTTTCAAACGATGCCTTACttaattttgtaacaattgtgtTAGCGTGCGCATTTGtgctgttttttacattttgaaacaggGCTGAGCGTTCATCTCCTAAACTTCTTTAAGGTTTATGGCTGCAAAGTTATTTTTTGATGTCAGATGCTGACTTGACATTTAGGAGGAAAATGAGATCTATGTTTTCAGGTTCATGTATTGACCTGCAGCTAGTTGTTCCACTGGGCAGTAACTTCCTGTTCTTAAATGGAGAAATATCCTCAAAATGATATTCTTTAATGTGTATGTTACTGAATAAAGCCAACTTATGGAACAAGTAGTTGAGCTTGGTGCTCGCTCATTGTCCTTTTTAAGAGGTACAGATTGTATTAATACTTTTTGGTTTATAAGGGTTTTTTCTTATCTCAGgataaggctacgattttgtcatGGAATTTGAATAGtctgaaatcttggaaatggatgcaAAATACATTTGATTAGGCACATTGCATCCTTTAAAAACTGCAgcatgtcatgcactgaaaatacttTGCTGTATGGGACGCGTCGGTCGCAGCCCTTTTGACTGAGCAAAGTGGTCACAGCTGTtattcatactttaaatacagactgcatttgcAAAATTGGATACACTGAGATTTAAGTAGGATGTGCTGAGTCTGTACCTCTTATACAAGaggtttaaagaaaaataaaaaactacgcCATTGGTACATCCATCCTCTCAACAAACAGAGAAAccgaaagggagaatttcaaacattaattAGAGAGATGCGGGTAAGTGACAGAGAGAGGTGTTTTAGACAGCTGAAAGGGTTGATGTTAAGGCTGTACGCCTTTTGAAAAAAGACTTGAGATTGTAGATAACGTAGTTCCGACTTGTCACACAGGGTTGGAAACCCTTGACTCGGACCAGAAATTATGTCAGAGCCTATATGTACTGTTAGTTTTTTACtctaacatttaaacttgtcaaaagcaatagtctttatgtaattggttttggtgtactatttaaaagctcttgtgtatgttgatgtagctaaaactacgtATTTgaattcttgtttattttttgccagtaaaatgtactaaaaatgactgttccaaaatcgtagccttactcATGAACATCTGATGTCAtcggtttattttttaatgggcaGAAATGTGCCACTGCATGAAAAGtgattttcaaaacaaatacagaggaagggagggggaggggggttctgTTGCATAGCAAAATAATGCAGTACTGAATTGCTTAATCCTGACTCATTTGACATGTGATTTGACTGTGGTGCTTATCATGCATTAACCGAATCGGATTTGTAAGGATAAAATAACACCTGGTGAAAACTTacacagattaaaacaaaaactattccCCTATTCCCAAGGTAACTTCTTTGCACTTTTTAGACTAACTCGTCGTTCAGATTTGAAGGCTATGGtattttttggtatttaaatGCTTCCATTTCACTTTCTGTGTTACTTGCATTTGTTTAGTTTGAGTGTTCCAATCCTATGCAACATTCATCTGGAATTTTAAATGGAAGCCAAATAAGTTTCCTATTGTTTTTAAGAACTGCCAAGAATTGTACAGGACGTAATTAGACCTGTGAATAACTGTCTGTATTGTAAGTGGCTTTTTTGTGCATTTGAGGACATGTTTGTTCATCATTGTTTAGAAGAGCACTGCAATGAAGCCTTCTCCTTTTTGTCTACTtgtgatctcttttttttttcacaaagtctGGTTGTTGAAATGTTATGGAAGGTTGTTGTTGAATCTAGTTGTTAAAAGTGGAAGTTTGTTCATGAATGTGTTCTGTATgatgtatattttcttttgtaacaTAGATATGTAAATATTTGATTACAGTGCTGCATTTTGATGACTTTTTTTCAGccgtttttaaaaaagaactagGAAATGATTTTTGTGTACAgtatgatgggttttttttttcgattttatCATTGAGTCTGTTCAAGATCATGTTAATCCTCATTCAAGAATAAATATGATCACTGTACCAGTCTTAAATTATTCATGATGATTCAATAAAATGGAtgcttatttattaaatgctgtgctGAAATTTATGATagcaatagaaataaaataactgaatgcAAACAAATTCCTTTTGGGGATAccgctgtttttaattattattatatatatatatatatatatatatatatatatatatatatatatatatatatatatatatatatatatatatatatatatattatatatatatcataggttttaaaatattacttaaaaataacattgataTCAATAGTACCCCAGTGTTTCGATGATGTGTTTTTGTACGTGTAATTTTATCATATTTGATTTGATAGCAAGCCCTAACACTTGCCGCCACGAGAGATCACAATATAGTACTGCACTTTCTCAGTCaatcaaatagaaaaacacagatttacacGACCGTCGGTGTGACTAGTGGATTAGCGGCTGCTCCAATGATCTCCTTAGATAATAAAACTCTCTATAGTGTGCATCGGACAGCCTTAAAATAAGTGTAAACTACTGAAAGAAAACTTTGAGAAACTTCGCACGAGGCgtctaaagcctttttttttttttttttttttttttttttgcaggacagtgcttttttattattcatgCCTCTACGATTGCGCGATTAGTgcgatttttttttcaaacgcgAAACACATCTGTTACAATTTGGAATTTGAAAAATACCGTTTTCTTGCACATATCGTGTTATATTTCAACTCGGCGACAGCGCAAGTGTAATTAATTGCTATCATTGAACTGTGCGGGAAGACCGGACGGTTATCGCCGTCCATTGCAACTGCGCgaacaaaataaaatgggaaaTGCCTCAGAGACCAGACGTTAATACAGATAAGGCTACTAAAAAGTTAGGTTTTATCAAAGCTTAATAAGCATACTTGCTTAGTTAATTAAGTTAATTGCTGTGAATTGAGTGTTGTTAGCGTACCTGCAACTAATTATTATGCAGCTGTACTAATGAGTCGGCCAATAGAACACGCCCTTTAAATTTAAATCGTAGGTCTATAGATCCCTACAAAGTTTCCTTATTGGTAGTTCTTAtattaaatgccatttttttCAGATGTAATCTTTATTACAACAACCACTGGTAATaagtccaaaaaaacaaaacgtttgttttgcaccaatatttatttattttttgcgtaTTTGATTTGAAGCTGTCATCACTTTATACAGAGCCTGTATTGAAGAGTCAGTCTTAAAGATAATATGGAGACAgatgttgatttaaaataaataaataatattacataaaaCGATCACACAAAAAATATTCTACATGGATTTCAATCCTGAATAACGACACTTATGTCATTTAGTATGACTTTGTTTTGAATCTTCTACGTTTTATTTGGTGTttgtacaaaacattttaaatatatacacatttaactTCTATATACAGAAGCATACAAAATAATATGTCTTTATAAGTTATACATTGAGCGTCTACATTTAAACAACTTTCAAAAATGAAATCTAATGAAAAAACTGAATGTGTAGTCATTCATAATACTCTTGGTATATAATTTCCATACCACAGAGTATGTGTACAAAATAGTGTACAGTTCACAAAAACTGTGCAAACACAGCAAGTCAATTCAAAGAGGTATATCCCTTTAAATAACCAAACTCTCAatactgatattaaaaaaaaaaaaaaaaaaaaaaaaaaaaaatgttaatacacTTGGATTTGGAGTAGAGGCattcaattcaaatacatttcaaattctgtctgtctctttaaaaactatatataaaaaaaactagcaaCCAAACACAATTGCTAATTTTATTGTTCTGCACAGTGTGGAATCTAATACACTGTTAAAGccacctgcttttaaaaatacattgtacgGCATTAAAATGATTATATCCGTAGCCTATAATAAACTGAAAGTAAGAGTCAGTTCAGCTAATTGCATAATAACATGCGCCCCTATCAGGATACCATCTCTTTAATTTTATTATCACTCAAATATTGTATAAAGTCAtctttatataaaacatatattttatttatgttgtataaagTATAATAGTTACGAAACTCTTATTTCTTCGTCCTCTGATTCTGAGAAGTCTGAGTGTTTGCTTGAGTGTGAGGGTGATAATAAATGTGTATCGATGACTTTGTGCTGCGCGGGGGACTGGCAGAATGAAGGCCGGGGACTGTCTCTGCAAAACGACTCTTCTTCCTCGGAGGATTTTTTGCCCACGTCGCtgaggtcagggttagggttcaTTTTGGTGGGTAAGGTCTGTTCCCTGCACCCGCCGGAAGAAAGCAGCTCCCTTTCTTTGGAATTTCTCCATTTCATTCTTCTGTTTTGAAACCAAATTTTCacctgttgatttaaaaaaaaaaaaaaatcgttttatgagaaaatgtatttaagaaagTATAAGTTATCATTGACTGAGTTCGTCAACATGGCGAAGACTCTTTATTATTAgtcatatagatatataaattcgttttttttttcaagggattAGGAAGACATATACCTGGGAATCTTTAAGTCCAAGTTTTGCAGCCAGTTTCTTCCTGTCGGGTTTGctgatgtatttttgtttttgaaacattTTCTCCAGGGCTTTGCGCTGGACATCAGAAAACACAGCCCTGCGAAGCATCCCTCTCCTCGGCTTTCCCCTGGCTGCGAGCGGCCAGGAGAATGTGCCTGGTATGGGAATCACTGATGACGAAGCTGTAAAATGGAACAGGAAGAGGACGTTAATTAGCAATAGCATTGCAAAGTGCTTAAGAAATATCTAACTAACGAATCACACACGTGAGTTTAGTTCAGAAAAGGAAGAAAACGTTTGAACTCCTtcgaaaagaaaacaaaatcccttgaaaatattttttctttaaaacgtcaatattgaatgcattttgtgaaaaaaacGTTATTAAATAGCACTCAATTTGAATAAAATGGCACCAAACAACTAATTAGCACATTGCTTGCTTCTCAGTGGCATTGGTATGGTAAAAAGGGGGAATGTCCTTTAAGAAAATGCCAATGAAAGATAGAGGTTCTAATGAAGCGTGAACGGTAATTGTGTAGTAATGAACTAACAGAAAAAGACTGAGGACAGGCAGCTAAAGCCATATATTATTGTAACAAAAGAGATTTACACTTTCAAACTAAACACAACTGCATGCCAGGATTATTGGGAGAATACTGATGACTGATTGTCATTAAATGAACACGGAAAGCTATTCAAAAGCTCACGTTGTTTTGTTGAGGCATTCACATTGCTAGAGAAAAGAAGGACATTCTATTATCATTAGTTTTTTAACTGCTACATTACAGTAAATAGTCACAATTTGTATTTGTAAGTGTTTTTCCTTAACATATAAAACTCACTACAATATTTGCAACCGGGATAATTTGATATAGGCCTTTTTATAGAgtatgtaatataaatattaaaaacatacagaTATAGTATTCAATGCCCCCTATTTCTCCTgtttgttgtgatttttcaatgcatttttttatgttggcgttatacaaatacattcttttttcttttttttttttttttttttttaaataatgcaaccGTTTTACACAATATTCAAATTCCACAGCAACGAGTCCTGGACttcccacatacacacactgcactcTATGTGGTCTTGTGAAAATACTGAAACACTGAATAGCCCTTAATGGGAAATTAGTGCATGACTGGTAAATGCCAGTGCAAGGTCTGTGTGTGGCTGCCCACAGGGAGCTGACCAATTGGTCATGGTGCTGAAACTTTTGTTAGCAATCAGTAGCAAAGTGCAGTTGCTCTGTGGGAAAACCGGGGCCGTGAAGAGAagccaacagttttttttttttttttttttttttttttttctgtgagaagGGACCCGCCTCAAATTTGGACCATGACAATTCCTGCTAATTTGTAGATTAGGGAAACGGTGCAAAATGTCAGCAGTCACTGCTTGTGCTAAATAGGGCATCAAATTGGCGAGACTGATTGTTGAGTGTTGTACTGCTTCCAACCTCTGAGAGCCTATCCACCCCCCGGATTGGCTAAGAGGCACTAGAATATGCGTGAAACAGGGGAAACCCCTGGAGGTCTAGTACCAAAAAGGGGGAAAAGGCAAGAGGCCTACCTGGGAAATAGGAGGATCTGATGAAAGGGTGGAATGATCCGTCAAAATACGGGAACGGGAAAGCCTTTGGGTGAATGCTATGAATCAAAGGAAGGGAGGACTCTGTGAATAGAAGGATATGCAGGTTAAGCAAACATAAAAATGACGAGTTAAAACATTACTGCTTGCATTGAGTTCACTTGTACACGTATTTAATTGGTCTTGTTAATCAACAATGCTAGAAAGCTAAATGGAAGGATGAATATATTTGCAAATTACCAAAACAGGTTTTGATAATGCTTACACGAATTTGATGTACTTATTGCATGCTTTAAGACTTTTTTATATTTCGATTTTATAAACTTTTGTACAACAACCAGACATGAGCTGTGTCTAGCTACCGTTATGGCACATTTAAGCAAACAGTTCACTTTTAACACACGTGACAGAAGCCTGTGTACAACGtttatataaaacatgaataTGTGAACATCTTACCGTTTCTCGTAGATGGCGCCAGTATGGCATTAACTCCAAACTTCAGGTAACTGGGACTGTTATTCGTGGAGAGTGACGTCAGTGGAGAGCAGGTTCCTCGTGACACGGTGGTGGAGGTGATGACGTGATCAGCTGAGGCTGTGTTTAGCGTGGCGGCTTCTGAGATTGACGGTGACGTGCTTGGCGAATGGACAGTCCGGTTGAAATAGCTGGCAGGCCGGCTGATCCTTAGTAGGTCCTCTACTAAAAAGCTGGAATGGTTGCCAAACGCAGATTGCAAAGACTGAGGCAGTGTCAGAGTTGGTGCTGGCCGCAGGAGACTTGGATACATCGCCGAAGGCGCAATAACATTGGGGAACATCATTGCACCTTCCGGGGTAGTCAAGAAGTCCGTAATAAATATTCTTTAGCAGGTTTCTTCAGTTAGGATCCAACAAGAAAGCCTGGCAGTTTTCTTCTGGTCCGTCCTACTGGATAGAGGGTTTTATAGTGGACTGCTTAGCTAAGCCCTTTCAAAAGTGACAGCTCGAACAATAAGGTTCAACAAAGTTCTCCACATGAGTTTCTTTCAGCCCCGGATCTGTGCTCTCTGATTGGTCCAAGGGTGCAATTTATGATTGGATTAGACTTCATAAGCAAGCAATAGACAATGTCCCTTTAACAAAGACGGTGTAGTCATCAATTTTGCATACTGACCGCCTCTTTGGAATACATCGCTGTAAAGAATCTCAGCGGGGTTTTGTTTGGACGCAGCACATACAGGCTCGTTAAAAGcctattttaaaagtttcaaatgTGATTTTGCCTGTTGAATAAGGGAATTATTAAAAGAATCTCCTAAATGTATTTCAGCCCCCCGTTGTGTTTACAAAATAGATCAATAAGTATTCATATAGAAAAAGCTGCAGGCTATTGAAAAGGTGGTGGGTCCAAACGATTGAAAATGTATCCGAGGAGACCATAACTATCTGGATTAATAACTAAAcaagcatgtttttaaaacagttttacttTTAGTAATAACTTGCTTATTTATCACATTTGTTTGAAAcaaattgaatacatttaaaatattttaaaacaaactaacataTTGGGCCTTATTATaaatgatgcattaaaaaaataagtaaaatacaattattaatcttaacaaaacaaatacaatgcgTATTTTTAATTTTAGGGTAATAAATTGTATCTACATTGCTTGTAAAATTAActattgtctatttttttttcacgAACATGGTAACAAGTGCTTTTTGGCGTGAAGAAACACCTATATAAATCTGGAGGATAGTGTTCTAGGAAAATTATCAACATATAAATCCATCATTTTCACTGTGCATATTAATCGACTAACTGAAATAGCGTTTTGATTATTTGTTTGTTGTCTTTTGAATAAAAATAACgaaataatgcatatttaaataaatacataaataaagcatatttagtttttatctgtttgttttaagCAACGGCGGAACAATTGTTTTAGTGAGACTTTTTTATGACTGGATCGTTTCATGGTTATGGGATATTAAACGGACACAGAATTCTTTAACAGATGTGTTAAATATTCTAGGTTTGAAAAGTTCCCATTCATTTCCTTGGCTCCTATGAACATTTGCAATGAGAAGTGTGCAGTCCTAACCATGCAGTTCTTATCCTGTTAACCATGAACTAACTGTCACCTTCAGCtgttattctttctttttattcaacaCAAAGCTTTCTGAAAAATCTTATTAGCCAGTTTCATTTCTGGACGG
Coding sequences within it:
- the LOC121329542 gene encoding homeobox protein DBX1-B-like, with translation MMFPNVIAPSAMYPSLLRPAPTLTLPQSLQSAFGNHSSFLVEDLLRISRPASYFNRTVHSPSTSPSISEAATLNTASADHVITSTTVSRGTCSPLTSLSTNNSPSYLKFGVNAILAPSTRNESSLPLIHSIHPKAFPFPYFDGSFHPFIRSSYFPASSSVIPIPGTFSWPLAARGKPRRGMLRRAVFSDVQRKALEKMFQKQKYISKPDRKKLAAKLGLKDSQVKIWFQNRRMKWRNSKERELLSSGGCREQTLPTKMNPNPDLSDVGKKSSEEEESFCRDSPRPSFCQSPAQHKVIDTHLLSPSHSSKHSDFSESEDEEIRVS